A segment of the Nostoc sp. TCL26-01 genome:
GGTTACGTTCTGCGTGACTCTGCCTGGCCTCCCGAACTAACTAAAATTTGGCAAGAGTGGCAGCAGATGTTTGCTGGCCACAGTGGTATTTATATTTCCTCTAGCAACCCTGATTTAGCTAAACCAGTTCCGTGGAATCTAGTCTCACCTCCATCTGGACAAAACACTGGTTATGGCAGTCGTCTGATGCAGTACTTAGGCTTAAATCTGTGGCGTTGGGTATTTGAAGGGTCAATCCTTGGTAGTTTAGAACGCAGTCGTGGTCTAGCTATGGGTCAGCATACACGGCTACGCTTTCGTTTAGAAGTGCGTGACCCGGATCTCATGGCTCTACCTTGGGAAATTATGCAGCGCGAACCTGGGCAGTCGGCCATATCCCTCTCACCAGATTTGCTCTTTAGCCGCACTACCAGCGAAGTCGAGCCTCTACCATCTTTACGTACCGATCAGGCTCTAAAAATTCTCTTAGTTCTGGGACATGATCAAAACCTACAACTGCAAAAAGAAGCCGCTATCCTAGAACAAACCCTCTTAAATGGTATGCCAGCAAGTATTCACTCCTCAGCATACGCACCATGTACAGTCAAAACACTCCTGCAACCCACTCCCCAAGAGTTAATCCAAGAGTTAGAAACCAAGGCATACAACGTCTTTTTCTACGCCGGTCATGGTTTGCCAAACCCAGATGGCGGATTACTATTTTTACGCCCAAACATGAGCCTTAATGGCATAGAATTAGCCCAAGTTTTAACTCGTAATGCCATCAAATTAGCAGTTTTTAACGCCTGTTGGGGCGCACAACCAGCAGCAGTGAATCATCAAGCCATCCCAGCTAGTAGTTTGACAGAAGTGTTAATCCGTCATGGTGTGCCAGCAGTGTTGGCCATGCGGGATGAAATTGCTGATCATGAAAGTCACAGTTTTATTCAAGCCTTTGCCGAAGCATTGCGATCGCGCAAACCCATCGATGAAGCAGTAGCAGAAGCTAGACAAGAATTGTTAACACTATATAAGTACAATCAACCAGCCTGGACTTTACCAGTTCTCTATCTCCATCCGGACTTTGATGGCGAACTGATCAAAAGTTTTGATGAAGGGATCACCGAAATGCCAGAAACGGCAATCCCCAGCAATGCGGCAGTGCCGATGGCCTGTTTGCGATCGCTTGCCCCTGGGGGACGCAGTTGGTTTTTACGTTCTGGTGTCACCCGCATCGGTCGCACCAAGGATAATGATATCGTCATTCCTGAACCCTCGGTTTCTAAACGACACGCCGAAATCATCTGCCGTAATACTTTTACTGGGAAAATTCCCGCCCGTGCTTATTATCTCCGGGATTTTTCTACCTATGGCACAACTTGGTTTTTAAGCCCTAATGGTTGGCAACAAATCCTCCGTGAGGAAGTTCCCTTAAAGTCGGGAATGCAATTAAAGTTTGGTAGCTCTAAAGGAGAAATTTGGGAATTTATGATTGAAAACTCTTGATGTAAAAATTTGATTTTGTCAATAGTCGGTTGTCAGCAATCAATGGCACGATATGCTTAGACTAGCTCTATAAGATTAATCAGTATTAACCCAGAGATCACACAACCAAAAATTGACACTTACAGTACCATGAAATCTCAAGTTACTAAAAAATGTGCAAGAAAACAAATAAAACAGCAAAAATCATTTTATTGATTATTTAGCCATCACCAGGAGCAAACTTAAATACTCGCTTTGGGCATTTTAAAAAAACTGTTTTTTTGCGGAAATCTAAATCTGAGCAGTGTAGCTGTCAATGTCAACTAAATTAGTTTAACAGGAGGCAATCTAATGATTCATCAAATTAACGGTTCAGATGCTTGCCATTCTGTAGGATCGCAAATGGAATTAGAATTATTAGCAGTTTTATTAGAACCAGAGGATGCTACCTATCCTTGGAATCCAGCCGATGATGAATCAGCAGTGTATTTTGACGAACTAGAAAGGCAGTTTGCCATCCACGATGTATTGGACGAAGAACTCACCACTAGATCTGCCACTTTTTATGGGCAGCTAGATACTTTATGGTCAGAAGTTGAAACTTCATCACACTACAATCATACTACAAGTAGTGCAGTTATCGATCAGCTTCAAGAAAGTTTACCAAAAGCATTTGTATCGAGATTGCCCGAAGGTTGGCTCAATGCCATCGCCAACAAAGCGACGGAGATTTTCACATCATCACAATCCCTAGCAGAACAACTAGCCGAGTGTGTCCAAACTGTATTACCCACATGGGCAACAGATGATTTGTCAGTTTTGACTCGACCCTATGCCTACGCTATGCGTAGCAGCGAACCACAAACCCTAACATCTGTAATTAATAATGTTGAGCATCAAGAATGGGCTAACCTATCAGAAATAGAACAAGCCAAAATTAGTGTAGCGATCGCCTATTACGTCCTCAGACAACTTGATGACTCCCAACCCGAAGCCTAAGTTCTGATCAATTTCCATCTAGTTCAGATAAACAGTGAGTTTTGCTCACGGTGAATATTTTTATGGGGATTTGACAGAATTTTTATCTCTAACCTTCAAACCTACCCATATCACCATCATCTAACCATAAGTGGATAGCAAAATTAACACCATCTATCCTAAGACATAAAAATTACTGAAGAAAGTGATATTGGGGTAACAGTTCATTAGCCTGTGCTGAAATCACAAGTCCATAAAGACTAGCCTTTAGCGTCTAGCCTCTTCCCCATCCTCTTCACTTCGGCCCCAAAAAGCGAGTAGCAAAATTTTGCGATCGCGTTGGTGACAAAGCCCTAGCCTTGAGAATAGCAGCCATCAAAAAAGCATAAGATAACACCCCAACAACCACCAACAATAAATTATTACTGTGTCCGGCTGTATTCCATAAAGCGTGAAGTGCGGCAGCGCTGAGATAGCCAACGGCCAAAATCTGCTTGGCATAACGAGGTTTGAGAGCAGCTAACCCGATAAAATATCCCAGATAACCGCTATAAGCCATATGTCCGGCAGGCAAACCCAAAATCCTGGCAATCAAAACTTGCAAACCTACTTCTGTACCTGCTTGGAGAGATGCAGCTGGTACATATTGTCCTAAAGTTTCCAGCAAAGTAAAGCCAACAGCCGAAGCCGTCCCCAACAGAATACCGTCCAAAGGTTCCCAAACACCGATTCGTTCTCGCCAAGGAGAAGGTAATCCCAAAGCAATCAGATACGCTCCCAATATTGGTAAAGCTTTGAGTAATTCCTCCATCAACCCAGCACCAAAAAAGTATCCCACAAATAATTCTGTGAGGCTGTTGATAGGCTGATCGATAGGTGGTACGCTACCAGGAAGGACTTCTCGAAAAATATAGATAAATAAATTTAATAGGGGACTGAGCAAAATTAGAGTTGTACACAAAGCTGCACTCACTAATACCCACCAAGGCTTAGGTTTACCACAAAGTTGGTAAATAAAGTAATATGCAGCTAAGGCTATGTAAGTTGCCACGATCACTTGATTAACCTGGGGCTGACCGACGGTGGCAAACATTAGCACCACAAATACTACAGTGAGCATTCCTGGGACAAGGTAAGCTTTGCTAGTTAAATCCTTACCGGTAGAAATAATCGGGAAAAGTTGAGTGAAGCTGATAGAGTCTGGCTTGGATGGGGTTTGCTGTTTTGCCGAAGTTAAGGGTGTACCTTGGTTAGTAATCACCGTTGGTTGAGCTGCAACTGCATACTCAAACAGGAACTGTGGCCCATCAGCACCCAAAGAAATGCGATCGCCTGGGTGTAATTCCTGACATCCATATAAACGCTGCTCATTTAAATAAGTGCCATTAGCACTATTCAAATCACAAAGCACCCAACTAAAAGTGTTATCTACAGATGAAGCGACGGGACGAACCACAGCATGACGACGGGATACCATCCGATACATCATGGCATCTAAGACAACTTGACAGCTAGGATCACGACCAATTACTACTTCTTTACTGGTAAGCGAGTAGCGAGATTCCGACCCAAATGCTGCTCCATTACCAGACACCAGCCGCAGAAAAGCATTATGTCTTGCGTTTTTGCCTGTCATCGAGTTAGAGTATCTCTCCAAACTAATTCACAAAATACCTTGCCAGTTGGAACTAACCTCAGCCACACCAACAGCAGCATTAAATACACTATAGCTTCACTTCCTGCGAATAATTTTAAATTTTACTCACAGAAAATTTAAATTTGTTTTCTCTAATTGTGACAACTATTCTCACTACAAAAAGTATTCTTTGTACGTTATTTATAAGATATTGCAATTCTCAGCTAATGATCATCAATAATATGTACAACAATTGAACAAATTTTTAGTATAAAATCCCTATTGAATTTCTGAAAAACCCAGTACAACTCAAATAACCTTCTTCCCTATTGCCTATTGCCTATTGCCTATTGCCTATTGCCTATTCCCTTCTCCCCTATTCCCCTTGAGTAAATAAGTCATCATTTCCCCTTTACCCTTGACCTGAATCATCCCTCGTTCTTCTAACAGATACTTATCTTGGAGCAAAGCATAGGTTGTTTGACAAACCTGGATACTACCTGCTATCCCGTGTGATTCCATTCTACTGGCAGTATTGACTGTATCCCCCCAAAGATCATAAGCAAACTTTTTCAGTCCTATCACTCCTGCTACCACTGGCCCTGTACTAATGCCAATGCGGATACGAAAGTACTGATTATTGGACTGATTGAACTGAGTGAGGGCATTTTGCATATCTAGAGCCATATTGGCAATAGCGATCGCATGATCATCATGGTAGTTAGGTAAGCCGGCAACTGCCATATAAGCATCCCCAATTGTTTTAATTTTCTCCACACCATGACGTTCTGCTAATTCGTCAAATAAACAGAATATTTTATTTAGTAATTCTACTAGTATCGCTGGTGATATCCGAGATGATAGTTCTGTAAAACCAACAATATCGGCAAATAAAACTGTGACTTCATGAAAACTGTTAGCAATAGTAGTATGTTGCTGTTTTAATTGTTCAGCAATTACCTCAGGGAAGATATTTAATAATAATTTCTCTGATTGTTGTTGGGCAATTTCTAGTTCTTTACTCGCTTTGAATTCCTGTTTTTTTAGTTGTTCAT
Coding sequences within it:
- a CDS encoding PrsW family glutamic-type intramembrane protease, whose protein sequence is MTGKNARHNAFLRLVSGNGAAFGSESRYSLTSKEVVIGRDPSCQVVLDAMMYRMVSRRHAVVRPVASSVDNTFSWVLCDLNSANGTYLNEQRLYGCQELHPGDRISLGADGPQFLFEYAVAAQPTVITNQGTPLTSAKQQTPSKPDSISFTQLFPIISTGKDLTSKAYLVPGMLTVVFVVLMFATVGQPQVNQVIVATYIALAAYYFIYQLCGKPKPWWVLVSAALCTTLILLSPLLNLFIYIFREVLPGSVPPIDQPINSLTELFVGYFFGAGLMEELLKALPILGAYLIALGLPSPWRERIGVWEPLDGILLGTASAVGFTLLETLGQYVPAASLQAGTEVGLQVLIARILGLPAGHMAYSGYLGYFIGLAALKPRYAKQILAVGYLSAAALHALWNTAGHSNNLLLVVVGVLSYAFLMAAILKARALSPTRSQNFATRFLGPK
- a CDS encoding CHAT domain-containing protein gives rise to the protein MPSLNLAIARLINTGKDSFAIWVVKAPYPSGYVLRDSAWPPELTKIWQEWQQMFAGHSGIYISSSNPDLAKPVPWNLVSPPSGQNTGYGSRLMQYLGLNLWRWVFEGSILGSLERSRGLAMGQHTRLRFRLEVRDPDLMALPWEIMQREPGQSAISLSPDLLFSRTTSEVEPLPSLRTDQALKILLVLGHDQNLQLQKEAAILEQTLLNGMPASIHSSAYAPCTVKTLLQPTPQELIQELETKAYNVFFYAGHGLPNPDGGLLFLRPNMSLNGIELAQVLTRNAIKLAVFNACWGAQPAAVNHQAIPASSLTEVLIRHGVPAVLAMRDEIADHESHSFIQAFAEALRSRKPIDEAVAEARQELLTLYKYNQPAWTLPVLYLHPDFDGELIKSFDEGITEMPETAIPSNAAVPMACLRSLAPGGRSWFLRSGVTRIGRTKDNDIVIPEPSVSKRHAEIICRNTFTGKIPARAYYLRDFSTYGTTWFLSPNGWQQILREEVPLKSGMQLKFGSSKGEIWEFMIENS
- a CDS encoding adenylate/guanylate cyclase domain-containing protein — protein: MIHLNQPNKTQLDALINHRQPDWQQQHNQEKSYKEQRHRFMLKRLRLQTLIMLLAGVTIIAYFLWTNPYPEGKMQALKIGFIVEIFILICGILCKTSIGYRFPDLIFLSLCWSVTCAVQIDIALIFNNLEPRIGLWSLMFLTQATIMPVLWRMHLISQVGTIICYLLLFTIYRPILEYPINFYIEQGLYLFWTCAICVISVFLYEQLKKQEFKASKELEIAQQQSEKLLLNIFPEVIAEQLKQQHTTIANSFHEVTVLFADIVGFTELSSRISPAILVELLNKIFCLFDELAERHGVEKIKTIGDAYMAVAGLPNYHDDHAIAIANMALDMQNALTQFNQSNNQYFRIRIGISTGPVVAGVIGLKKFAYDLWGDTVNTASRMESHGIAGSIQVCQTTYALLQDKYLLEERGMIQVKGKGEMMTYLLKGNRGEGNRQ